The window TGACGAACTGGAAAAAtgtaagacctttttttttttttgctcaaacaGTTGGGGTGAACAGTGTTTAAAAGCATCACGTTAACAGtttaacagaaaaatgaaaaggaatatAATTAATCCAAAGCGACGTTGTGTTTcaccacagcaaaaaaaaagagttctcGACAAAATAAGCGCTATATTATAAAATAATGCGAAGCAGTTACGGTTTGAGGTATGGGTAGGAACGATTGCTTGGGAAATGCACTGGCACCGGAATTAATTCTCGGTCGCACGAGGCTGTGTTACATGACCTGTGTCGTAAGGCAACGCAAACTCGAAGTGTCCGCTTTCATCGACCTGCGTGTCCTAAAATGACAATTTGCTCCAAATATCTGCTATAATGGCGCACATTTGCACTCGTTTAACAAGCAAAACCTTCAGTCGTGCGGCGTCAACGTTGTTTCGTCACATCGTTGGGAGCGTGAGGTGAGTTCTGGATGTGATGAAATCCTGACAACAACTTAACACTAATGACGAATATATTGTTGAGGCTTTCAGAAGTTGCTATTTGCCCTATCAAAGGTCAAAGTTAAGATTTAGGTCAACCCTATGTTGACATTTATCACAGACATCAAATACTATCGTAATAAAGACTCCACACTTAAAATTTCGAGCACAagatgaagctttttttttggtttaaagaTACAAAATGCCGAGCCAACGTGGCCTGTAACAGAAGACATTTCAGTCATCAAATTCTTTGTGAAATTATTTGAAACTTTTACTTGGGGGGTTGGCTCAAACGCATCAACcagtaatatataatataaataaaatacattttggagatgtgtggaTTCTCCCCGACActgatgaaataataaaatcacgTGTCTTTGCCAGTACTACGCGGCCTCTTTCCGTGAGCCATCGTCTGCTGGCCAAGCCCGAGAAGCCCGCAGGAGGCCAGGACGAGGTCGACAACGGGCCCATCCGTTTCTCCACCAGCAAGGCCAGCCACAGGACTTGGAGGGTGGAGCGTTCCCTGGGGAGCCAGCACCAACGCCCCTGGTGGAAAGTGCTCCCGATCAGTGTGATCGCCACGGCCTTCCTCCTCTGGTGCGCCTTCAGAGAAGAGACGGACATTGACGTGGAGCTGGAAAAGAAACTTTACCAGCATTTACCCGGATTGCTCTCCAATGAAGACGACGAGAAAAAATAAACGTCTGATGTACGCACCTTTGTGATGCGGCAAATGGAATTCTTGAGTGCTTCAAATACCTCTAAAATTACTAAAGTGTAAACAATGTTGTGCTATTTAAGTTGACTTTTAAGGGTAAAGTCTGAAACAGCCTGTAGTAGGTGGTGGCTAGTTTTAAAACTTTCCCGCAGAGCAAACTAAAC of the Syngnathoides biaculeatus isolate LvHL_M chromosome 22, ASM1980259v1, whole genome shotgun sequence genome contains:
- the LOC133495326 gene encoding ubiquinol-cytochrome-c reductase complex assembly factor 4, giving the protein MAHICTRLTSKTFSRAASTLFRHIVGSVSTTRPLSVSHRLLAKPEKPAGGQDEVDNGPIRFSTSKASHRTWRVERSLGSQHQRPWWKVLPISVIATAFLLWCAFREETDIDVELEKKLYQHLPGLLSNEDDEKK